The following coding sequences are from one bacterium SCSIO 12741 window:
- a CDS encoding MFS transporter: protein MLEKGNKKIIRAWTFYDWANSVYPLVVTTAIFPPFYEAITSSEETDMVSFFGLDLHNSALYAYVVSASFLVVAILSPLLSGVADYWGNKKFFLKVFCYLGAGAVGSMYFFGNFFDAGLLELGMLSLFLASIGFWGSLVYYNAFLPEIAEPEDHDSISARGYSLGYFGSSILLIIILAIYLGKFIPGPPNWSFPIVMIWWIGFAQYTFFRLPKFAYHHNKAGKGILYKGFHELQKVWQELKTLKVIKRYLTAYFFYSMGVQTVMLMAVIFAAKEVQWEDDGKTGLIISVLIIQFIAIPGAFAFSKGSAIWGNISVLKVAVFFWIVVCTWAYFIHLPWQFYLTAVGVGFVMGGIQSLSRSTYSKMLPETEDHASYFSFYDMLEKLGIMIGTLVFASIETYTDNIRDSIFGIIISFVIGLILLFRVPKEKRVNPNG, encoded by the coding sequence ATGCTCGAAAAAGGAAATAAAAAGATTATCCGTGCCTGGACCTTTTACGATTGGGCCAACTCCGTTTACCCGCTTGTGGTTACCACGGCCATTTTCCCCCCGTTTTATGAAGCGATTACCAGTTCAGAGGAAACCGACATGGTTTCTTTTTTTGGTTTAGACCTTCACAATTCAGCGCTTTATGCGTACGTAGTTTCAGCATCATTCTTAGTGGTAGCCATTCTGTCTCCACTTCTTTCAGGGGTTGCTGATTATTGGGGAAACAAAAAATTCTTTTTGAAGGTCTTCTGTTATTTAGGGGCAGGTGCCGTAGGAAGTATGTACTTCTTTGGTAACTTCTTCGATGCAGGGTTATTGGAATTGGGGATGCTTTCTCTGTTTCTTGCAAGCATTGGCTTTTGGGGGAGCTTAGTCTATTACAACGCTTTCTTACCAGAGATTGCCGAACCTGAAGATCATGATAGTATTAGTGCAAGGGGATATTCCCTCGGCTATTTCGGAAGCTCTATTCTACTGATTATTATTTTGGCGATTTACCTTGGAAAGTTCATACCAGGTCCACCCAATTGGAGTTTTCCGATCGTTATGATTTGGTGGATTGGATTTGCGCAATACACCTTCTTTCGCCTTCCCAAATTTGCCTATCACCACAACAAAGCGGGTAAAGGAATTTTATACAAAGGATTCCACGAATTACAAAAAGTATGGCAAGAGCTTAAAACGCTAAAGGTGATTAAGCGTTACCTCACCGCCTACTTCTTCTACAGCATGGGAGTGCAAACGGTGATGCTCATGGCTGTGATCTTTGCGGCTAAGGAAGTGCAATGGGAAGATGATGGTAAAACCGGTCTTATCATATCCGTTCTGATCATTCAGTTTATTGCCATTCCAGGAGCTTTCGCCTTTAGTAAAGGTTCGGCCATTTGGGGAAATATTTCCGTACTTAAAGTGGCGGTTTTCTTCTGGATTGTAGTTTGTACCTGGGCTTATTTTATTCATTTGCCCTGGCAGTTTTACCTCACTGCGGTTGGAGTTGGATTTGTAATGGGGGGAATTCAATCCCTCTCCCGATCCACCTATTCCAAGATGCTGCCGGAGACGGAAGACCACGCCTCCTATTTCAGTTTTTATGACATGTTGGAGAAGTTGGGAATCATGATCGGAACCTTGGTTTTTGCATCCATTGAAACCTACACCGACAACATTCGTGACTCCATTTTTGGAATTATCATCTCCTTTGTTATCGGGTTGATCTTGTTGTTCCGTGTACCCAAAGAAAAGCGGGTAAATCCGAACGGATAG
- the tgt gene encoding tRNA guanosine(34) transglycosylase Tgt, translating into MKFELLAQDQQGKARAGLLQTDHGTIETPIFMPVGTAGSVKAVHQRELSQDIQAQIILGNTYHLYLRPGLDNLKGAGGLHQFINWQGPILTDSGGYQVYSLSGTRKIREDGVQFASHIDGSRHLFTPERVMDIQRTIGADIIMAFDECTPYPCDYEYARKSLDITHRWLEQCFTRFRETEPLYGYQQSLFPIVQGSVYPDLRKKSAEVIASYEADGNAIGGLSVGEPHEDMYAMTEEVCDILPSDKPRYLMGVGTPENILECIDLGVDMFDCVMPTRNARNGQLFTSEGIINIRNKKWENDYSPVDPMGHTYVDTAYSKAYLRHLVTSREMLGAQIASIHNLGFYLWLVKEARKHIIAGDFKSWKTEQVKKLTRKI; encoded by the coding sequence ATGAAATTTGAATTACTGGCACAAGATCAGCAGGGAAAGGCTCGGGCCGGACTGCTACAAACGGACCATGGAACCATTGAAACGCCCATCTTTATGCCGGTGGGTACAGCGGGTTCTGTAAAGGCTGTTCACCAAAGAGAATTGTCTCAGGACATTCAGGCTCAAATCATTCTGGGCAACACCTATCACCTGTATCTACGACCTGGGTTGGATAATCTGAAGGGAGCTGGAGGACTTCATCAGTTCATCAACTGGCAAGGCCCCATCCTTACCGATAGCGGAGGATACCAGGTTTATTCCTTATCCGGTACTCGAAAAATTCGGGAAGACGGTGTTCAATTTGCCTCCCATATTGATGGTTCACGTCACTTATTCACACCCGAGCGAGTGATGGATATTCAACGAACCATTGGTGCGGATATTATTATGGCCTTTGATGAGTGTACTCCTTATCCTTGCGATTATGAGTATGCCCGGAAGTCGCTCGATATTACCCACCGCTGGTTGGAACAGTGTTTTACCCGTTTTCGGGAAACTGAGCCACTTTATGGCTACCAGCAATCTTTGTTTCCCATTGTTCAGGGAAGTGTATACCCCGATTTACGGAAAAAATCAGCGGAGGTAATTGCTTCCTACGAAGCCGACGGAAATGCGATCGGCGGTCTTTCGGTAGGTGAACCGCATGAAGATATGTATGCCATGACCGAAGAGGTATGCGACATACTTCCCAGCGACAAACCCCGTTACCTGATGGGAGTGGGGACACCAGAAAATATTTTAGAATGCATCGATCTCGGAGTAGATATGTTTGACTGCGTTATGCCTACACGTAATGCGAGAAACGGTCAACTTTTTACGTCCGAAGGAATTATCAATATTCGGAATAAGAAATGGGAGAATGATTATTCTCCTGTTGATCCTATGGGACATACTTATGTGGACACGGCTTATTCCAAAGCTTATTTGAGACACCTGGTCACTTCCCGTGAAATGCTCGGCGCTCAAATTGCATCCATCCATAATTTAGGTTTTTACCTGTGGCTTGTTAAAGAAGCTCGTAAGCATATTATTGCAGGAGATTTCAAATCCTGGAAAACGGAGCAGGTGAAAAAATTAACCCGTAAAATTTAG
- the hemE gene encoding uroporphyrinogen decarboxylase, which yields MTAYKNDLILRAARGEEVDRTPVWLMRQAGRILPEYRAVRASLSGFKELVETPDLAAEVTIQPVDILDVDAAIIFSDILVIPDAMGLPYQMKPGIGPWFDQVVQDQSDIEKLKVADPADLSYVTDAIKITKERLDGRVPLIGFAGAPWTILTYMVEGKGTKTFSQARKMLYSRPDLAHQLLQKITDSTIDYLKSQIAAGADIIQLFDSWAGILPLNQYREFGIRYLAQICDAINEVPITVFAKGAWFALEELGELDCQTIGLDWHMEPKVARRLVGEDKTLQGNLDPCLLYASDDQLVEGTKKMLSDFGGKRHIANLGHGVYPDTSPEKVKLFIQTIKENSSRTQK from the coding sequence ATGACGGCGTACAAGAACGATTTAATTCTCCGGGCTGCCCGGGGAGAAGAGGTAGATAGAACTCCGGTATGGCTAATGAGGCAAGCAGGCAGGATATTGCCTGAGTACCGAGCAGTGAGAGCGAGCCTTTCAGGGTTCAAGGAATTAGTAGAAACTCCTGATTTGGCTGCGGAAGTAACCATTCAACCAGTCGATATCCTCGACGTTGACGCCGCCATTATCTTTTCCGACATTTTAGTGATTCCCGATGCTATGGGGTTGCCGTACCAAATGAAACCAGGTATTGGACCTTGGTTTGATCAGGTGGTGCAAGACCAATCGGATATTGAAAAACTTAAAGTGGCCGATCCGGCAGACTTAAGTTATGTAACCGATGCCATCAAAATTACTAAAGAGCGATTGGATGGTAGAGTTCCTTTGATTGGATTTGCAGGAGCTCCTTGGACCATTTTAACTTATATGGTGGAAGGAAAAGGAACCAAAACCTTTTCTCAAGCTCGTAAAATGCTCTACTCCCGCCCGGATTTAGCTCATCAATTACTTCAAAAAATTACAGATTCTACCATCGATTACCTCAAATCGCAGATTGCTGCGGGTGCAGATATCATTCAGCTATTTGATAGCTGGGCTGGTATTTTACCTCTTAATCAGTACCGCGAATTTGGAATTCGATACCTGGCTCAAATTTGTGATGCGATCAACGAAGTTCCCATCACTGTATTCGCCAAGGGCGCTTGGTTTGCGCTTGAAGAATTAGGTGAGTTAGACTGCCAAACCATCGGCCTTGATTGGCACATGGAACCAAAAGTGGCAAGGAGATTGGTAGGAGAAGATAAAACCTTACAAGGAAATTTGGATCCTTGTTTGTTGTATGCATCGGATGATCAGTTGGTTGAGGGAACCAAAAAGATGTTGTCCGATTTTGGTGGTAAACGACATATTGCTAATTTAGGCCACGGAGTCTACCCCGATACTTCACCCGAAAAAGTGAAGCTATTTATCCAAACCATTAAGGAAAATTCAAGTAGAACCCAAAAATAG
- a CDS encoding 4-(cytidine 5'-diphospho)-2-C-methyl-D-erythritol kinase has product MKTKNRGHTSLNNVDLPFNQSDNLGFIESIPKYQSESKTELAMFATNFKTMVTFPGCKINIGLFVTEKRPDGFHNLESIFAPIPWHDALEIETVESEEQMGVQVYGMPWAEDYRQNLVWKAYEILKREFPLPPVHFQLLKQLPTGGGLGGGSSNGTASLVLLNKYFNLGLTEEALEDRAAELGSDCPFFVKNQLCRVSGRGEILRPYSLDLNSCFCVIIHPGIHVSTAQAFGGIKPTQPDFNLDELNQLPKEQWKDRVKNDFEHTIFPLFPEIERIKQSLYEAGAWYASMTGTGSSVYAFFDKPVVLEGKLAEYKHWGGTLA; this is encoded by the coding sequence ATGAAAACGAAAAACAGGGGTCACACCTCTTTAAATAATGTTGATCTGCCTTTTAACCAGAGCGATAACCTGGGTTTCATCGAATCTATTCCTAAATACCAAAGTGAATCGAAGACTGAATTGGCTATGTTTGCGACGAATTTCAAGACCATGGTCACCTTTCCCGGATGTAAAATTAATATTGGTCTTTTCGTCACTGAAAAGAGGCCTGATGGATTTCACAATCTCGAGAGCATCTTCGCCCCTATCCCCTGGCACGATGCCTTGGAAATTGAGACGGTTGAAAGCGAAGAGCAAATGGGCGTTCAGGTTTATGGAATGCCCTGGGCTGAAGACTACCGACAAAATCTGGTTTGGAAGGCTTATGAAATTCTAAAGCGGGAGTTCCCTCTACCACCGGTTCATTTTCAGCTCTTGAAGCAACTACCAACTGGTGGCGGATTGGGAGGCGGATCTTCCAACGGAACAGCATCTTTGGTATTGCTAAACAAGTACTTTAACCTTGGCTTGACTGAGGAAGCGTTAGAAGATCGGGCCGCGGAATTGGGAAGTGACTGTCCTTTCTTTGTTAAAAATCAGCTCTGTCGGGTTTCTGGCCGTGGTGAAATTTTGCGTCCTTATTCCCTGGATTTAAATTCTTGCTTTTGCGTGATTATTCACCCTGGAATTCATGTTTCCACCGCCCAAGCTTTTGGCGGAATTAAACCAACCCAACCGGATTTTAATCTGGATGAGTTAAATCAACTCCCCAAAGAGCAATGGAAAGATCGGGTTAAGAACGATTTCGAACATACCATTTTCCCCTTATTTCCTGAAATCGAGCGGATCAAACAATCGCTATATGAGGCGGGTGCCTGGTACGCGTCCATGACGGGTACAGGAAGTTCTGTGTACGCTTTTTTTGACAAGCCTGTTGTTCTTGAAGGAAAGTTAGCGGAATACAAACATTGGGGTGGAACGCTTGCCTAA
- a CDS encoding OmpA family protein has protein sequence MKRNALKITFALSAVLLVTAVQAQVNKVPNPNFEEIEKKIKGPGQIEAVLEWYSPEGMEPADVFCTDAKKEEVQVPMNIRGRAETVEGKNMVGILAYSEREAKPRTYIQTKMAKKLVAGKKYCIKMHISLSDLSKYAVDNVGMLLSGKALRQKDLEAYDQTPQLTYVGLEGNNIVDDQYDWVELCREYEADGTERYVTIGNFAPQSAVKSKKMRRPREFKTPQTRDAYYYVDAVSVIALGHLEGPCDCTVKPSGPVLDVKYTHNVSEGMEGSAAERIEHAIVHFDLKSDALNDEDKEKLNSIATLMKEDAAVKINVVGHTAANEDEMVASKRATAVKAYLAEQGVDGGRITVEGRGYTEPKVEGEDARANAENRRVQFEIK, from the coding sequence ATGAAGAGGAATGCACTTAAAATAACCTTTGCCTTAAGCGCTGTGCTGTTGGTTACTGCTGTTCAGGCCCAGGTAAACAAGGTTCCAAACCCGAATTTCGAAGAAATTGAAAAGAAGATTAAAGGCCCAGGTCAAATTGAGGCTGTATTAGAATGGTACTCACCTGAAGGCATGGAGCCAGCAGATGTTTTCTGCACGGATGCGAAAAAAGAAGAAGTACAAGTTCCGATGAACATCAGAGGACGTGCTGAAACCGTGGAAGGAAAGAATATGGTAGGAATTTTGGCTTACAGTGAAAGAGAAGCTAAGCCAAGAACTTACATTCAAACCAAAATGGCCAAGAAATTGGTAGCTGGAAAGAAATACTGCATCAAAATGCACATTTCTTTGAGCGACCTGTCTAAGTATGCTGTTGACAACGTAGGTATGCTCCTTTCTGGAAAGGCATTGCGTCAAAAAGACTTGGAAGCCTACGATCAAACACCCCAGTTGACTTATGTTGGCTTGGAAGGAAATAACATTGTTGACGATCAGTATGACTGGGTAGAGCTTTGCCGCGAATATGAAGCTGACGGAACTGAGCGCTACGTAACTATCGGAAACTTTGCTCCTCAATCGGCTGTGAAGTCTAAGAAAATGAGACGTCCAAGAGAGTTTAAAACGCCTCAAACACGCGATGCTTACTACTATGTAGATGCCGTATCCGTAATTGCCTTGGGACACTTAGAAGGTCCATGTGACTGTACGGTTAAGCCAAGCGGTCCTGTATTGGATGTAAAATATACCCACAACGTATCTGAAGGAATGGAAGGATCGGCTGCTGAAAGAATTGAGCACGCCATTGTTCATTTTGATTTGAAATCAGATGCTTTGAATGATGAGGACAAAGAAAAATTGAATTCGATTGCGACTTTGATGAAAGAAGACGCTGCTGTAAAAATCAACGTGGTAGGCCACACGGCTGCTAATGAAGATGAAATGGTAGCCAGCAAACGTGCAACCGCTGTTAAGGCTTACCTGGCAGAACAAGGTGTCGACGGTGGTCGTATCACTGTGGAAGGCCGCGGATACACTGAGCCTAAAGTTGAAGGCGAAGATGCACGTGCGAATGCAGAAAACAGAAGGGTTCAATTTGAAATAAAGTAA
- a CDS encoding glycosyltransferase, protein MFSQGEIIFLAVLGGLSLLHWLYYLVVSGQISYYREPEMKGKINYPPVSVVISARNEAENLIEYLPAILNQDYPEFEVVVVNDRSVDETQEILKALELRHENLRLSLVKHTELYWGGKKFALTMGIKAAKYEHLVLTDADCVPVSNQWLKAMSRGFLRQRRVILGYGAYSKGTGLLNKLIRSETFLIAQQYLGLARLGLPYMGVGRNIAYRSELFFDNKGFASHQEVISGDDDLFINEVATRKNASIAFGKDHYTLSVPEKRFSDYLHQKRRHLTTSIRYSAGSQAALLLISLLHYSFYAAVGLSFMILPFIWPGLIAITVNTGVIILVSYPALRKTDSMDLLFWTPLTEWFTLLFYPFAFIWNTLISGSPWKNF, encoded by the coding sequence ATGTTTTCGCAAGGAGAGATCATTTTTCTGGCTGTATTAGGCGGTTTAAGCCTGCTGCACTGGCTGTATTACCTGGTGGTTTCAGGTCAAATCTCTTACTACCGCGAACCCGAAATGAAGGGCAAAATCAACTACCCACCTGTATCTGTGGTTATTAGCGCCCGCAACGAAGCCGAAAATTTGATCGAATACCTTCCTGCTATTTTGAATCAGGATTACCCCGAGTTTGAAGTCGTGGTGGTGAATGACCGATCAGTGGATGAAACTCAGGAAATTCTCAAAGCCCTGGAATTGAGGCATGAAAATTTGCGTTTGAGTTTGGTCAAGCACACGGAATTGTATTGGGGAGGGAAAAAATTTGCCCTTACCATGGGAATAAAGGCGGCTAAATACGAGCATCTGGTTCTCACCGATGCCGATTGCGTTCCGGTTTCTAATCAATGGTTAAAAGCGATGTCTCGTGGATTCCTCCGTCAACGCCGGGTTATTCTGGGCTACGGAGCTTACTCCAAGGGAACGGGATTGCTAAACAAACTCATCCGTTCTGAAACCTTTTTAATTGCACAACAATACCTCGGGCTCGCTCGATTGGGACTTCCCTACATGGGTGTGGGCCGAAACATTGCCTACCGCAGTGAATTGTTTTTTGACAACAAGGGCTTCGCTTCTCACCAGGAAGTAATTTCTGGAGACGACGATTTGTTTATCAATGAAGTAGCCACCCGAAAAAACGCCAGCATCGCTTTTGGGAAAGACCATTACACCTTATCCGTTCCCGAAAAACGATTCTCGGACTACCTCCATCAAAAAAGAAGACATCTCACCACCTCCATTCGTTATTCTGCAGGCTCACAGGCCGCACTTTTGTTAATTTCTCTCCTTCATTATAGTTTTTACGCTGCAGTAGGCTTATCTTTTATGATTTTACCTTTTATTTGGCCAGGCCTTATTGCTATTACTGTAAACACAGGAGTAATCATTTTAGTAAGCTACCCAGCATTGCGCAAGACGGATTCCATGGATTTATTATTTTGGACCCCGTTAACAGAGTGGTTTACTTTATTGTTTTATCCCTTTGCATTTATCTGGAACACCCTTATTAGTGGCAGTCCATGGAAAAACTTCTAA
- a CDS encoding OmpA family protein: protein MTQNLVPNPGFELYGQCPSRYGELTKADGWYSGNTGTPEYFRLDCRYEQGPAHSGQGYAGLILFGDYDKAIEYLVVELDTPLRANQLYCGGFYLRAEESFMYIDRVGMLLSQEDQKKGEWVPIVRHAQITSPEGMPMVPELGWNLVEQQFVAQGGERYLTMGNFYPPEQHLIHLNEFAASFEPGWNSYYYVDDVFLYALGTGETCQSVRQKSLVKITHEEPEIAPIDTLQVRDTVWFDFDQWRLTEHAEKSLDEFWSIAEGQEWVTIYLNGHTDTVGTPGYNLYLSERRLEEVSQYFSQKGIQREQMQLNPQGENQTLILDDKPASNRLNRRVTITLRYARKRK, encoded by the coding sequence ATGACTCAAAACCTGGTTCCTAATCCGGGTTTTGAGCTTTATGGGCAATGCCCAAGCCGCTATGGCGAGCTGACCAAAGCCGATGGCTGGTATTCGGGCAATACCGGAACCCCTGAGTATTTTAGGCTGGATTGCCGCTATGAGCAAGGACCGGCTCATTCAGGGCAAGGGTATGCCGGGCTCATCCTGTTTGGAGACTACGACAAGGCCATTGAATATCTGGTTGTGGAGTTAGACACCCCTTTGAGGGCTAATCAGTTGTATTGCGGGGGATTTTACCTGCGTGCTGAGGAATCATTCATGTACATCGATCGGGTGGGAATGTTGCTTAGCCAGGAAGATCAAAAAAAAGGGGAGTGGGTGCCCATTGTGAGACATGCTCAGATTACCAGTCCCGAAGGGATGCCCATGGTACCTGAATTGGGATGGAATCTCGTAGAACAGCAATTCGTTGCTCAGGGTGGAGAGCGATACCTGACCATGGGAAACTTTTATCCACCCGAACAACACCTCATTCATCTTAACGAATTTGCAGCCTCCTTTGAGCCGGGATGGAATTCCTATTATTATGTGGACGATGTATTTCTCTATGCTTTGGGCACAGGGGAAACTTGTCAGTCCGTTCGTCAAAAGAGCCTGGTCAAAATAACTCATGAAGAACCTGAAATAGCCCCCATCGATACGCTCCAAGTACGTGATACCGTATGGTTTGACTTTGATCAATGGAGGTTGACGGAGCATGCTGAAAAGTCGCTTGATGAGTTTTGGTCCATAGCAGAAGGGCAAGAATGGGTTACGATTTATTTAAATGGTCATACCGATACGGTGGGTACACCCGGGTATAATCTATATTTGTCTGAAAGGCGCTTAGAGGAGGTTAGTCAATATTTCAGTCAGAAAGGGATTCAAAGGGAACAAATGCAATTGAATCCTCAGGGAGAAAATCAAACCCTCATTCTGGATGATAAACCCGCATCGAATCGACTCAATCGCCGAGTTACAATAACCCTTCGTTATGCTCGAAAAAGGAAATAA
- a CDS encoding acetyl-CoA carboxylase carboxyltransferase subunit alpha — protein MPTFLDFEEPIADLYEQLEKANQIKAKGKVDVTETLKDIENKIVETRKEIYENLTPWEKVQTSRHPERPYALSYIKAMTGEDFVELHGDRNVKDDKAMIGGFGSLDGQTVMFIGQQKGENTKMRQYRNFGMPNPEGYRKALRLMKLAEKFNKPVVTLIDTPGAFPGLEAEERGQGEAIARNLFEMAQLKVPVICIIIGEGASGGALGIGVGDRVLMLENTWYSVISPESCSSILWRSWEHKEKAANALKLTAKMMHGNHLIDGIINEPVGGAHSNREEMFVNVKKEILKQLKELNSMDVDERINQRIEKFCSMGVVSE, from the coding sequence ATGCCCACATTTCTGGATTTCGAAGAACCGATAGCTGATCTGTACGAGCAGCTGGAAAAAGCAAACCAAATCAAAGCCAAGGGAAAGGTTGATGTAACCGAAACCTTGAAAGACATTGAGAACAAAATCGTAGAGACGAGAAAAGAGATTTACGAAAACCTGACTCCTTGGGAAAAGGTTCAAACTTCTCGTCACCCTGAGCGTCCGTATGCGTTGAGTTATATCAAGGCTATGACTGGGGAAGATTTCGTTGAGCTTCACGGAGATCGCAATGTGAAGGATGACAAGGCAATGATTGGTGGCTTCGGAAGCTTGGATGGGCAAACTGTCATGTTTATTGGTCAGCAAAAGGGAGAGAATACCAAGATGCGCCAATACCGCAACTTTGGAATGCCAAACCCTGAAGGATACCGCAAGGCTCTTCGGTTGATGAAATTGGCCGAAAAGTTTAATAAACCTGTCGTTACCTTAATTGACACTCCGGGAGCTTTTCCTGGTTTGGAAGCTGAGGAAAGAGGGCAGGGTGAAGCTATTGCCCGAAATCTTTTTGAAATGGCCCAGCTTAAAGTTCCTGTGATCTGCATCATTATTGGTGAAGGTGCCTCTGGTGGAGCTTTGGGTATCGGCGTAGGTGATCGTGTACTTATGCTCGAGAATACCTGGTATTCGGTTATTTCGCCTGAATCTTGTTCTTCCATCTTATGGAGGAGCTGGGAGCACAAGGAAAAAGCGGCCAATGCTTTGAAATTAACTGCCAAGATGATGCATGGCAATCACCTGATTGATGGAATTATCAATGAACCTGTAGGTGGTGCACATTCTAATCGCGAAGAAATGTTTGTGAACGTGAAAAAAGAGATTCTTAAGCAGTTAAAAGAATTGAACAGCATGGACGTAGATGAGCGAATCAATCAGCGAATTGAGAAGTTCTGCTCCATGGGTGTAGTTTCTGAGTAA
- a CDS encoding sigma-70 family RNA polymerase sigma factor, with product MEKLLNENLSDKAKYDYQLVRRAVEDGDEKAYAEIMSRYREPIYYMLLKMVNNEIDAEDLTIEAFGKAFKRLHQYSPSHAFSTWLYKIATNNCIDFIRKKRGQTLSIDQEFGSDEGGGYKVELPSSNLTPEEKTIKDQKIELMRQVVTYLKPRYRNLIELRYFKEYSYQEISEEVDIPLGTVKAQLFRAKELLYEILKDKKGKI from the coding sequence ATGGAAAAACTTCTAAACGAAAACCTATCCGATAAAGCCAAGTACGACTATCAATTGGTGAGGCGTGCTGTAGAAGATGGCGACGAGAAGGCTTATGCTGAGATCATGAGTCGATACCGTGAGCCCATCTATTACATGTTGCTTAAAATGGTGAACAACGAAATTGATGCGGAAGATCTAACCATCGAAGCATTTGGAAAGGCCTTTAAGCGACTGCATCAGTACTCTCCTTCTCATGCTTTTAGTACCTGGCTCTATAAAATTGCAACCAACAACTGCATTGATTTTATCCGTAAAAAACGCGGACAAACCCTGAGCATTGATCAAGAATTTGGCTCAGACGAAGGCGGTGGATACAAAGTAGAACTTCCTTCGAGCAACCTTACCCCAGAAGAAAAAACCATCAAAGACCAAAAAATTGAATTGATGAGACAGGTAGTGACTTACTTAAAGCCTCGCTACCGAAATCTGATTGAGCTTCGCTACTTCAAGGAGTATTCCTACCAGGAAATCTCCGAAGAGGTGGACATTCCTCTGGGTACCGTAAAGGCCCAGTTGTTTAGAGCGAAGGAATTGCTTTACGAGATTCTAAAAGATAAAAAGGGAAAGATTTAG
- a CDS encoding LptF/LptG family permease — protein MLGLIMLIACVFDFSEKMDDFMERKAPFLGILTDYYLNFVLFYGNLFSPLLIFITVIFFTSQMASRTEIVAILSSGVSFKRMLLPYLIASIFLSSMSLYFNHYLIPYANKRRIMFEEAYFKHAFKNFDKDIHKQIGPGEYTYFDKYNAQNDIGYKFTLEKWEEGVLVFKLQSDYTQWDSTTSNWKVHNYTIREFDGIEETMRRGSVMDTAINMHPSEFEQRLEYTTQMMSTPELSAYIEEEVESGSENVTFHLIEKYQRSSIPFATFVLVLIGVSISSRKTREELGCTWP, from the coding sequence ATGCTTGGGCTCATCATGCTCATTGCCTGTGTCTTTGATTTCTCCGAGAAGATGGATGACTTCATGGAGCGAAAGGCTCCATTCCTAGGCATTCTGACAGACTACTACCTCAATTTTGTTCTGTTCTACGGAAACCTGTTTAGCCCGCTGCTCATTTTTATCACGGTGATTTTCTTCACCTCTCAAATGGCCAGCCGAACCGAGATTGTCGCTATTCTGAGTAGTGGGGTGTCTTTCAAAAGAATGCTGCTGCCTTATCTCATCGCGTCCATCTTTCTCAGTTCAATGTCCTTGTACTTTAATCACTACCTGATTCCCTACGCCAACAAAAGGCGAATCATGTTTGAAGAGGCCTATTTTAAGCATGCCTTTAAGAATTTTGATAAGGATATTCACAAACAAATCGGGCCAGGAGAGTACACTTATTTTGATAAATACAACGCCCAAAACGATATTGGCTACAAGTTTACCCTCGAGAAATGGGAGGAAGGTGTTTTGGTCTTTAAACTTCAAAGCGACTACACCCAATGGGATTCTACCACTTCCAATTGGAAGGTTCATAACTACACCATTCGGGAGTTTGATGGGATAGAGGAAACCATGCGACGAGGTTCGGTAATGGATACAGCTATTAATATGCATCCTTCGGAGTTTGAGCAAAGGCTGGAATACACTACTCAGATGATGAGTACCCCTGAACTGAGCGCTTACATAGAAGAAGAGGTTGAAAGTGGATCTGAAAATGTGACCTTCCACCTCATTGAAAAGTACCAGCGAAGCTCCATTCCATTTGCCACCTTTGTATTGGTGTTAATTGGAGTATCAATCTCGAGCCGCAAAACTCGGGAGGAATTGGGATGCACCTGGCCTTAG